A window of Taeniopygia guttata chromosome 25, bTaeGut7.mat, whole genome shotgun sequence genomic DNA:
GGGGTTTGAGGGGTGCCAGGATggggggctgcagagacctggggggggggtgggtgtGGAGAAGGGTTAAGCAGGAGAAATGAGGGGCCAGAATAGAAATGAGGGGGTCAGGGCGGGGATGCACAGGGGAAGCTGTGCGGACATCACCCTCACCCCATCACCCTCCCTTCTCTCGCCaggcccgccccggccccgccagAGGCCTGAGCGGCGGGCAGCGAGTGCGCAGCGCTGGATCCGCGGAAaggccgggccccgccgcccgctTTTCCTCCCGCCACCTCAATAAAGGCGCTGTGAGCCGCCTCTGCGCTGCCTCCGCCGCACCGGCACCGGGCCCCGGCGATCGGCACCGGGATGGGGGGAGCGGGGCGGAACTACAACTCCCATGAGGCCCCGCGCCGGAAGGGGCTGCGAGCGGCTGCGCCCCCTGGTGGTGACTGCGCGCAGCTGCAGCGGGGGCGGTGTCGGGGGGACACGTGGGCACGGGTGGggtgaggggacacggggggacacgcgTGGGCacgtgtgtgtgtctgtgtgtgtctgtgtgtgtctgtgtgtgtgtatctgtgtgCGCCAGGGCTGCTCCGTGCCCACACGCGTGTGCCGGAGCTGCCCACTGTGCAGGGACACGCGTGGAGCTGCCACGCGTAGGGGCACACGCGTGTGCCAGAGGTGCCTCGTGGGCTGTAAGGCGTGTGCGGGGGCTCCTGTGCGTTCACAGGCACGCAGGTTTGGCACgggggcacacacacacacgtgtgcAAGAGCTGCCAGGTGGGCAAGGACACAGATGTCACACGTGAGTAGGAGCTGTCACACATGAGCACACGcgtgtgcaggagctgctctgagggcaCAGACACACACGTGTGCAAGAGCTGCCAGGTGAGCAGGGACACAGATGTCACACgtgtgtgcaggagctgctctaggggcacacacacacacacgcgtGTGCAAGAGCTGCCCTAAAGGCTTGGTCACAGGTGTCACACgtgtgtgcaggagctgctctgggggcacagacacacacacgtGTGCAAGAGCTGCCAGGTGAGCAGGGACACAGGTGTCACACGTGTGTGCAGGAGCTGTCACACATGAGCACACGTGTGCAAGAGCTGCTTGTGGGCACAGACACGcgtgggcaggagctgcccggTGCTCACACGCGTGTGTAAGAGCTGCCCCGTGGGATCTCCCCGTGCCGGGGCCCCGCAGGGCGCTGCCGGTGCCGGTACCGGTGGGTGCTGATCCCGGTAACGGCGGGGACAAGCGAcgctgccggtgccggtgccggtacCGGGGCGGTGCCAGACGTGCCGCTCGGTGCCGGTGCCAGGGATGCTGTTACCGGGGATGCTGATCCCACGTTCCCGGGGCAGtgtcggtgccggtgccggtggaTAGTCACGGTACCCGGTCGCGTCGGACTGGGAGAGGTACCGAGGAGTTGCCAGGGAtaccggtgccggtgccggtggaTGTTGGCGGTACCGGGGCGTGGCTGCCGATGCCGGCGGCGAGTTaccggtcccggtgccggtcccggtgtcggtcccggtgccggtggaTAGTCACGGTACCGGGTCGTGTCGGACTAGGAGAGGTACCGAGGATGCCGGTGGATGTTGGCGGTACCGGGAGCGCCGGACCGGGGCGTGGCTGCTGATGCCGGCGGCGAGTtaccggtgccggtgccggtcccggtgccggcggATAGTCACGGTACCGGGTCGTGTCGGACTGGGAGCGGTACCGAGGAGTTACCAGGGATActggtcccggtgccggtggaTAGTCACGGTACCGGGTCGGACTGGGAGAAGTACCGAGGAGTCGCCAGGGAtaccggtgccggtgccggtggaTGTTGGCGGTACCGGGAGCGCCGGACCGGGGCGTGGCTGCCGATGCCGGCGGCGAGTTACCGGTCCCggtggcggtgccggtgccggtggaTAGTCACGGTACCGGTTCGTGTCGGACTGGGAGAGGTACCGAGGATGCCGGTGGATGTTGGCGGTACCGGGGCGTGGCTGCTGATGCCGGCGGGGATTTAccggtcccggtgccgctcccggtgccgctcccggtgccggtggGTGCCGGTACCGCCCGCCAAGGGTTAATGGCAGTCGGTGAAGTtgccgggcggcggcgcggcgggatTGGCCCGAAGTtggcggggcgggccgggccgtgccgagccccgccgggccgccccgcccgcggcccccgccgccccccgccgccggcgGAGCCATGCGCCCCGCGCCGCTGCTcgggctcctgctctgggcaccgCTGCTCTGGGCGCCGCCGGTGCGCGGCTTCCGCCACGGCGTCCACTGGAACGGCAGCAACCCCAGGTaccgccaccgccgccgcctTTGTACGCCCcgggccccgccgagccccgggcCCCACCGAGCCCCGGGCCCCACCGAGCCACGGGACGGGTGGGGAGGGGCGGTGGGTGGTGGGATTCGGGGGGGCGGGGCTGCTGGTCACCGGGCTACCGGGCTCCCGTGGGGGAGCACCTCCCGGTGGGACCGGGCATCCCCGACAGCAGCGAGCGCACAGGTAATGCCGAGCAGGAGGGTGGACCCCGGTGCGCCGAGCCCCCCGGGCATCCCCGGTGGTGCCGCCGGTGGTACCGAGCCCCGGTGGTACCGAGCCCCGGTGGTACCGAGCCCCGGTGGTACCGCCGGTGGTACCGAGCCCCGGTGGTACCGAGCCCCGGTGGTACCGAGACCCGGTGGTACCGAGCCCCCGGGCATCCCCACCGGCACCCCGGTGGTACCGAGCCCCGGTGGTACCGAGCCCCAGTGGTACTGAGCCACTGGGCATCCCCACCGGCACCGAGCCCCGGTGGTACCGCCGGTGGTACCGAGCCCCGGTGGTACCGAGCCCCGGTGGTACCGAGCCCCCGGGCAGCCCTGGCATTGTGCAGCGGGTGAGCACCCccggggatgctgagctctgagcagcacCGGGCACCTCCGGTGGTACCGGGCCCTGGGCACTACAGAGCCGGTGAGTGCCCCAGCCGGTACCGACCCCCGGGTGCCCACGGGGGGCACTGAGCCCTGAGCGGTCCCGGTGACACCGAGCCGCTGGGCATCCCTGGGTGCCACCAGCGGGCACACCTGGGTGCTGCTTagccccaggcactgctggtggCACCGAGCCCCGGGTGGCATCAGCTGGTGAGTCTCCCTCAGTGGCACCAAGCTCTGGGTGTTCCCACAGCAGTGGGCAGCTCTGGTTGCCCCGAGGCCAGCGGGCACTGCTGGTGGCACCAACCCTTGGTAGCACCAACCCTTGGTGGCACCAACCCTTGGTGGCACCAACTGGTGCTGCCGATCTGCCGGTGGTACCCACCTGAATGCCTTTGGTAGCGCTGAACTCTCGTGGCATCAAGCTGgtgggtggcactgccagggctgtgggTTTCCATGGCAAATGTCCCCTCTGGTGGGGGCCACTCCAGCCCCACACCCCCCACCGGTGCTGCCCGTGGGTTTGGCTGTCACCAGCAGGCCAAGCTCTGTTTCCATCCCTCTTCCCAACCTCCTCCATTTTAGGTATTTCCCAGCTTGGGGCTCCtcagggagcaggaggcaggGTCAGGATCCTGAGGCCTCCTCCGTGGAGGTTCTGTGCTCTGCTGGACGGGGCAGACTGGCACACTGGGCACGGCTGGGGGCACAGGCACACCTTGCTCCATCCTGCAGATGGGGGAGGCGAGACCCCaccacccatgggtgccccaCTGCTGGGTCAGGCCATGCCAGGCCCCGTCCCCACATCCCTCGGCCCTGCCCAGGCCCGTCCCAGCCAGCGTCACCCGTGGGATGCTCTGAGTCAGCAGGAGTGTGCTCcatcctgccctgggggagcCCCCGGCCTGAGTGGGGTGTCGGGGGTACCAACCCACCCTTACCAGCGCTGCCAACCTGGTGATGAATATTCTGGGGCCGAGATCTGCCTGCCAGCCCCTCTTTTCCACACGTGTGCCCGTTCATGTGTGTGCACACGCGTGTGCCTTGCACGGCTGATCCACCCCGACCTGACCGTGAGCTGGTGGCATCCCCCGGGCTGGGCTCCATCCCCTGCCCACCCGGTGCCCGTGGTGAGGGGCTTTGTGCCCGCCCAGCGTGGCTCTCCAAACCCCCTGGACCGCCGTGGCCATGCCCATTCAGCTCCAGCTATGGTGGTTTTTTGGGCAAAACCCaactccctgctctgccagggcagcagggcaccCCTCCCATGCCACCCCTCCCATGGCACCCCTCCCATGGGACCTCCTGCCCCACAGGTTCCTGCGGGACGACTACTCCATCCAGGTGGCCATCAATGACTACCTGGACATCTACTGCCCGCACTACGAGGGCACGGTGCCCGCCGGCCGGGCAGAGACCTTCACGCTCTTCATGGTGGACCGGGAGGGTTATCGTGGCTGCTACGAGACCCCCGGTGCCTTCAAGCGTTGGGAGTGCAACCGGCCCCGGGCGCCCTTCGGGCCCGTCCGATTCTCCGAGAAAATCCAGAGGTTCACCCCCTTCTCGCTCGGCTTCGAGTTCCAGCCTGGAGAGACCTACTACTACATCTGTGAGTCACCTcggggtgctgggtgctgtcCCCGGGGTCTGAAGGTGTCAGGGGGGCTTGAGTGTAGCTCCCCAGGTTGGGGGGTCAGCAGGATCCCCGTGGAAATGAGTTTAGGGTGTATGGGGGGTCAGGGTACAGCCAGGATGTCTCTGAGGGGTTCTGGATGATGCCAGGGGTGAGGGGCAGGAGGCTCTGGGTGTCCCAAGGGTGGGGGCACAAGGGGATGGGGATGCAGGGGGTGACTGGATGCTCTGGGGTGGGGGATTTGTGGAAATGTGGGGTGCAGAGGGGTTCTGGATGCCCTGGGGTGGGGGATTCATGGAAGTGTGGGGTGCAGAGGGGTTCTGGATGCCCTGGGGTGGGGGATTCATGGAGGTGTGGGGTGCAGAGGGGTTCTGGATGCCCTGGGACGGGGGATTTGTGGAGGTGTGGGGTGCAGAGGGGTTCTGGATGCCCTGGGGTGGGGGATTTGTGGAAATGTTGCCCTGGGGTGGGGGATTCGTGCAGGTGTGGGGTGCAGAGGGGTTCTGGATGCCCTGGGGTGGGGGATTCATGGAGGTGTGGGGTGCAGAGGGGTTCTGGATGCCCTGGGGTGGGGGATTCGTGGAAGTGTGGGGTGCAGAGGGGTTCTGGATGTCCTGGGGTGGGGGATTCATGGAGGTGTGGGGTGCAGACGGGTTCTGGATGCCCTGGGGTGGGGGATTCATCCAGGTGTGGGGTGCAGAGGGGTTCTGGATGCCCctggagggcagcacaagtggaTCAGGGTTAAAAGGGTTTCTGGGTGCCCGTGAAGGGGGGCACAAGGGGATCAGGGTGCATGGGTGGGGTCTGGATGCCCTGGGGTGGGGGATATGTGGGGAGGTGGGGTGCAGGGGCTGTCTGGGTGCTCTGGGGTGGGGGCATGAGGGATTAGGGTACCCCCGTTTCGGGGTGCAGGGGC
This region includes:
- the EFNA4 gene encoding ephrin-A4 isoform X2, whose amino-acid sequence is MRPAPLLGLLLWAPLLWAPPVRGFRHGVHWNGSNPRFLRDDYSIQVAINDYLDIYCPHYEGTVPAGRAETFTLFMVDREGYRGCYETPGAFKRWECNRPRAPFGPVRFSEKIQRFTPFSLGFEFQPGETYYYISVPSPESAGRCLKLRVTVCCRGTTAEPVTEVPNSQPRGRGGPDDVAPARGSAPPSQPYKPCLPLVLLALLWI
- the EFNA4 gene encoding ephrin-A4 isoform X1; translated protein: MPIQLQLWWFFGQNPTPCSARAAGHPSHATPPMAPLPWDLLPHRFLRDDYSIQVAINDYLDIYCPHYEGTVPAGRAETFTLFMVDREGYRGCYETPGAFKRWECNRPRAPFGPVRFSEKIQRFTPFSLGFEFQPGETYYYISVPSPESAGRCLKLRVTVCCRGTTAEPVTEVPNSQPRGRGGPDDVAPARGSAPPSQPYKPCLPLVLLALLWI